A stretch of Mya arenaria isolate MELC-2E11 chromosome 14, ASM2691426v1 DNA encodes these proteins:
- the LOC128216812 gene encoding collagen alpha-2(VIII) chain-like: MAYKLAKLILVIASVWIAASLPVEPQSWLSLVEQLLEKMVRMELNVEAMHKEMQQARDQVTSGLSDLDAMKQTVGAMQTYITDNTSKSDTAVAFNAHTIVDKSPATGQVLVFSNPLFNIGEAYDSGAGIFTTPVSGVYIFSAHFCLHNAKHWYYAFMKENDVVVVKGHKYESGTHVCEMASAVVLLLQNERLWIECRSGSTDDQFYSDANHRSSFSGALLHRVNGYP, from the exons ATGGCTTACAAACTAGCTAAGCTGATCCTTGTGATTGCCAGCGTCTGGATAGCCGCCTCACTTCCGGTGGAGCCGCAGTCATGGCTCTCCCTAGTGGAGCAACTGCTCGAGAAAATGGTGCGCATGGAGCTCAACGTGGAGGCCATGCACAAGGAGATGCAGCAGGCACGTGATCAGGTCACTTCCGGTCTGAGTGACTTGGATGCTATGAAGCAGACGGTCGGCGCTATGCAGACGtatattactgataacacgagcAAATCAG acaCTGCTGTGGCGTTCAACGCTCACACAATTGTGGACAAGTCACCTGCTACGGGCCAGGTTCTCGTGTTCAGCAATCCTCTGTTCAACATCGGGGAGGCGTACGACAGTGGGGCTGGAATCTTCACGACGCCCGTCTCCGGGGTTTACATCTTCTCCGCACACTTCTGTCTTCATAATGCTAAGCATTGGTACTACGCTTTCATGAAAGAGAACGACGTTGTTGTTGTAAAGGGTCACAAGTATGAATCTGGCACACACGTGTGCGAGATGGCAAGTGCCGTGGTTCTCCTCCTGCAGAACGAGAGACTGTGGATAGAGTGTCGATCAGGAAGCACGGACGATCAGTTCTACAGTGATGCTAATCATAGGAGTTCCTTCTCTGGGGCCTTGCTCCACAGGGTGAATGGATACCCGTAG
- the LOC128216706 gene encoding caprin-2-like, protein MVRMELNVEAMYKEMQQARDQVTSGLNDVGAMKQTVGTLQTYFTDNMNKSDTVVAFNAHTIVDKSLATGQVLVFSNPLFNIGEAYDSGAGIFTAPVSGVYFFSAHFCLYASRSWRYAFMKENDVVVVKGSNYDGNDHVCETASAVVLLLQNERLWIECQSGSTDDLFYSNSNRRSSFSGALLHRVNGYP, encoded by the exons ATGGTTCGAATGGAGCTCAACGTGGAGGCCATGTACAAGGAGATGCAGCAGGCACGTGACCAGGTTACTTCCGGTCTGAATGACGTGGGCGCTATGAAGCAGACAGTCGGAACGCTGCAGACGTACTTTACTGACAACATGAACAAATCAG ACACTGTTGTGGCGTTCAACGCTCACACGATTGTGGACAAGTCACTCGCTACGGGCCAAGTTCTCGTGTTCAGCAATCCTCTGTTCAACATCGGGGAGGCGTACGACAGTGGGGCAGGAATCTTCACGGCGCCCGTCTCCGGGGTCTACTTCTTCTCCGCACACTTCTGTCTTTATGCCAGTAGGAGTTGGCGCTACGCTTTCATGAAAGAGAACGACGTCGTTGTTGTAAAGGGTTCCAATTATGACGGTAATGATCATGTTTGTGAGACGGCGAGCGCCGTGGTTCTCCTACTGCAGAACGAGAGACTGTGGATAGAGTGTCAATCAGGAAGTACGGACGATCTGTTCTACAGCAATTCTAATCGTAGAAGTTCCTTCTCTGGGGCCTTGCTCCACAGGGTGAATGGATACCCATAG
- the LOC128216046 gene encoding uncharacterized protein LOC128216046: MNAITPSQEWGHYLVRHRLLIEEKGYVEGFVVDPYSERDKNIGNKRHFSKSNLSIPSNISKVPSKASSMVSFQRSMNSVAYSNGGLSVDSVPSRLTLESNV, from the exons ATGAACGCGATTACGCCCTCACAGGAGTGGGGCCACTACCTGGTGAGACACCGACTGCTTATCGAGGAGAAAGGCTATGTGGAGGGATTCGTCGTGGACCCTTACTCCGAGAGAGACAAAAATATCGGCAACAAACGGCACTTCAGCAAATCCAACTTATCG ATCCCGTCAAATATATCGAAAGTTCCGAGCAAGGCGTCCAGCATGGTCTCCTTCCAGCGTTCCATGAACAGCGTCGCCTACAGCAACGGAGGCCTTTCTGTAGACTCAGTACCTTCCAGGCTCACATTGGAATCCAACGTGTGA